A genomic segment from Halomicroarcula saliterrae encodes:
- a CDS encoding DUF7537 family lipoprotein, with product MKYVRLSTLLVVLTVALAGCSGGGVTDGSENGTEAATGSPSSSGDSASSDGLSLTEADERLRDAGSFTTEWSYSVTEADGTTASITDTYRVDLDANRSVELFSTTGPDSTVEIETFVADGTVYSRYGGGQEPFYNVNDQAPDVFDSATGRASSFYGSLESDAQFVGTETFDGVTVSRYEYDDTAAWQTYNGATGSSMFGSDNVTVTDFTVSVLVDENDVARLTMWTFSGRTDAGQSVSAEWRYSLTDIGSTTVSDPSWLAEAQAQQS from the coding sequence ATGAAATACGTACGCTTGTCGACGCTACTGGTCGTGCTGACAGTCGCCCTCGCGGGCTGTTCGGGCGGGGGCGTGACCGACGGCTCCGAGAACGGGACCGAGGCGGCGACAGGCAGTCCGTCGTCGTCCGGTGACAGCGCGTCGAGCGACGGGCTCTCGTTGACCGAGGCCGACGAGAGACTCCGCGACGCGGGGAGCTTCACCACCGAGTGGAGCTACTCCGTCACCGAGGCCGACGGGACGACGGCTTCGATTACCGACACCTACCGCGTCGACCTCGACGCGAACCGGTCGGTCGAGCTGTTCTCGACGACCGGCCCCGACAGCACTGTCGAAATCGAGACGTTCGTCGCCGACGGCACGGTCTACAGCAGATACGGCGGCGGTCAGGAGCCGTTCTACAACGTGAACGACCAGGCGCCCGACGTCTTCGACTCGGCGACCGGCCGCGCGTCGTCGTTCTACGGCTCGCTCGAATCGGACGCGCAGTTCGTGGGGACCGAGACGTTCGATGGCGTCACCGTCTCCCGGTACGAGTACGACGACACCGCCGCGTGGCAGACCTACAACGGCGCGACCGGTTCGTCGATGTTCGGGAGCGACAACGTCACGGTCACCGATTTCACCGTCAGCGTGCTGGTCGACGAGAACGACGTCGCCCGGCTGACGATGTGGACGTTCAGCGGCCGGACCGACGCCGGTCAGTCCGTCTCGGCGGAGTGGCGCTACTCGCTGACCGACATCGGCTCCACCACCGTCTCCGACCCCAGTTGGCTCGCCGAGGCACAGGCCCAGCAGTCCTGA
- a CDS encoding C-terminal binding protein, with protein MDRVVASDDPMIDAGRLREQLDADVTVAATDSEAALVDAADGADGLVVDVNTPVGAAVFDRLDGLRVVARAGVGIENIDVAAATKHGVTVTNAPDYCTREVATHTVTLLLDCARSVAAYDRDTRAGNWGWERGRRVHRLRGRTLGLVSFGPIARRVREQVRGFDIDVVAYDPYVDAETMADADVEKVTLEALYDQADFVSLHAPLTDGTRGLVDADALDAMHDHAVLVNTGRGGLVDEAALADALAEGTIAAAGLDVLRTEPPAPDHPLVELDNCVVTPHAAWYSAEARAELNATVAANVRAALAGETPPDAIDPETDWL; from the coding sequence ATGGACCGAGTCGTGGCCAGCGACGACCCGATGATAGACGCCGGACGGCTCCGCGAACAGCTCGACGCCGACGTGACCGTCGCTGCCACCGACAGCGAAGCGGCGCTGGTGGACGCCGCCGACGGCGCCGACGGACTGGTCGTCGACGTGAACACGCCGGTCGGCGCCGCCGTCTTCGACAGGCTCGACGGCCTGCGGGTCGTCGCCCGGGCCGGCGTCGGCATCGAGAACATAGACGTGGCTGCGGCCACGAAGCACGGTGTCACCGTCACCAACGCCCCCGACTACTGCACTCGCGAGGTCGCCACCCACACCGTGACGCTCCTGCTCGACTGCGCCCGCAGCGTCGCCGCCTACGACCGAGACACCCGGGCCGGCAACTGGGGCTGGGAACGGGGCCGTCGCGTCCACCGACTGCGCGGCCGGACGCTCGGGCTGGTCTCCTTCGGTCCCATCGCCCGGCGGGTCCGCGAGCAGGTGCGCGGGTTCGATATCGACGTGGTCGCCTACGACCCCTACGTCGACGCCGAGACGATGGCCGACGCTGACGTGGAGAAGGTGACCCTCGAGGCCCTGTATGACCAGGCCGACTTCGTCTCCCTGCACGCGCCGCTGACCGACGGCACGCGCGGGCTCGTCGACGCCGACGCGCTCGACGCGATGCATGACCACGCCGTCCTCGTCAACACCGGCCGGGGCGGGCTCGTCGACGAGGCGGCGCTAGCCGACGCGCTGGCCGAGGGGACCATCGCCGCTGCCGGCCTCGACGTGCTCCGGACGGAACCACCGGCCCCCGACCACCCGCTCGTCGAACTCGACAACTGCGTGGTCACCCCCCACGCCGCGTGGTACTCCGCGGAAGCGCGCGCGGAGCTCAACGCCACCGTCGCGGCGAACGTCCGCGCGGCGCTGGCCGGCGAGACGCCGCCGGACGCGATCGACCCCGAGACCGATTGGCTGTAA
- a CDS encoding 50S ribosomal protein L15e, with translation MARSAYSYIRDAWQTPKEGKLAELQWQRQQEWRNEGSVVRIERPTRLDKARSQGYKAKQGVVVARVSVRKGSARKQRHKAGRRSKRQGVTRITRRKNLQRVAEERAARVYPNLRVLNSYSVGQDGRQKWHEVILVDPEHPAIRNDDDLNWICEPDQNDRVFRGLTGAGRRNRGLSGKGKGSEKTRPSIRSNDGKGK, from the coding sequence ATGGCACGAAGCGCATACTCGTACATCCGAGACGCATGGCAGACCCCCAAAGAGGGGAAACTAGCGGAGCTGCAGTGGCAGCGCCAGCAGGAGTGGCGCAACGAGGGGTCGGTCGTCCGCATCGAGCGCCCGACCCGCCTCGACAAGGCCCGCTCGCAGGGGTACAAGGCAAAGCAGGGCGTCGTCGTCGCCCGCGTGTCCGTCCGGAAGGGCAGCGCCCGCAAGCAGCGACACAAGGCCGGTCGACGCTCGAAGCGACAGGGCGTCACCCGCATCACTCGCCGGAAGAACCTCCAGCGCGTCGCCGAGGAGCGCGCCGCGCGGGTCTACCCGAACCTCCGGGTCCTGAACAGCTACTCCGTCGGCCAGGACGGCCGACAGAAGTGGCACGAAGTCATCCTCGTCGACCCGGAGCACCCGGCTATCCGGAACGACGACGACCTCAACTGGATCTGCGAACCGGACCAGAACGACCGCGTCTTCCGCGGCCTCACCGGCGCCGGCCGGCGTAACCGCGGGCTGAGCGGCAAGGGCAAGGGCTCGGAGAAGACCCGTCCCTCGATCCGCTCGAACGACGGCAAGGGCAAGTAA
- a CDS encoding DUF7282 domain-containing protein, with the protein MTDETTDESGDATARTDSDWELPSRLTARRDILKTGAAASAVLGVGFAGATGGLAQEGDDAGNETETVAEQASVSFLNQPTDGTAVTVESVTVPEGGYVTVHDATLLDGAVVESVIGVSDYLDPGAYEAVEVDLYEVPGGSTDQSALEETQALFAMPHEETTDNESYDFVESGGESDGPYVREGQAVVDVGYAVVDGAANGTATPENATATPENATATPENATATPTDAADGEASVTFLNQSTDGTTVTVAAVTLPEGGYVAVHDVTLLDGAVVESVIGVSEYLEPGSYVDGEITLYEVPGAEFDQSALEETQALIAMPHEETTDNESYDFVESGGESDGPYVQAGQPVVTAAYASVDEEAETATPDGETDTPEGNETDTPEDNETAPENETA; encoded by the coding sequence ATGACTGACGAGACAACGGACGAGAGTGGCGACGCTACAGCACGCACCGACAGCGACTGGGAGCTCCCGTCGCGGCTGACAGCCAGGCGCGACATCCTCAAAACCGGGGCCGCCGCCTCGGCGGTACTGGGCGTCGGGTTCGCCGGTGCCACCGGCGGACTCGCACAGGAAGGAGACGACGCCGGAAACGAGACGGAGACCGTCGCCGAACAGGCCTCGGTGTCGTTCCTGAACCAGCCGACCGACGGCACCGCCGTCACCGTCGAGTCGGTCACGGTCCCCGAGGGCGGCTACGTCACCGTCCACGACGCTACCCTGCTCGACGGGGCCGTCGTCGAGAGCGTCATCGGCGTCAGCGACTATCTCGACCCCGGCGCCTACGAGGCCGTCGAGGTCGACCTGTACGAGGTCCCCGGTGGGAGCACCGACCAGTCGGCCCTCGAAGAGACACAGGCGCTGTTCGCGATGCCACACGAGGAGACGACCGACAACGAGAGCTACGACTTCGTCGAGTCGGGTGGCGAGTCCGACGGCCCGTACGTCCGCGAGGGGCAGGCAGTCGTCGACGTCGGGTACGCCGTCGTCGACGGGGCCGCAAACGGCACCGCGACCCCCGAGAACGCCACGGCGACCCCCGAAAACGCCACCGCGACGCCCGAGAACGCCACCGCGACGCCGACAGACGCCGCCGACGGCGAGGCCTCGGTCACGTTCCTGAACCAGTCGACCGACGGCACCACCGTGACGGTCGCAGCGGTCACGCTGCCCGAGGGCGGCTACGTCGCTGTCCACGACGTCACCCTGCTCGACGGGGCCGTCGTCGAGAGCGTCATCGGCGTCAGCGAGTACCTCGAACCGGGCAGCTACGTGGACGGCGAGATTACCCTGTACGAAGTCCCCGGCGCGGAGTTCGACCAGTCGGCGCTCGAAGAGACACAGGCGCTCATCGCGATGCCCCACGAAGAGACGACCGACAACGAGAGCTACGACTTCGTCGAGTCGGGCGGCGAGTCCGACGGCCCGTACGTTCAGGCCGGCCAGCCGGTCGTCACCGCCGCCTACGCATCGGTCGACGAGGAGGCCGAAACGGCGACCCCGGACGGCGAGACCGACACGCCGGAAGGTAACGAGACCGATACGCCAGAAGACAACGAGACGGCCCCCGAGAACGAGACGGCGTAA
- a CDS encoding Brp/Blh family beta-carotene 15,15'-dioxygenase has protein sequence MATTRAARRTLRPLVFSPGWAATVALVAIALVGLSLPPTLQYAPLVASALVLGLPHGAVDHLAVARARGRPPDRGAVARVVALYGVVGGAYAVGWFLGPAAAFALFILVTWFHWGQGDLYVLVALADADYLRSLPQRVGTVVVRGGLPMLVPLLAFPAWYRRVAETLVGRFAPEAVGALAWAFRPDVRLALGVGYGAVVAATLALGYVRADDRGPWRLDAAETLGLVAYFALVPPVLAIGVYFTLWHSLRHIARLLLVDDGAAAALRDREPTAALARFARDAFPLTAASLALLAGLAVVVPNPPATVPEWVGLYLVFIAVVTLPHVVVVTIMDWEQSVWA, from the coding sequence GTGGCGACGACCCGGGCGGCACGGCGGACGCTCCGCCCCCTCGTTTTCAGTCCGGGGTGGGCGGCAACCGTCGCGCTCGTCGCTATCGCTCTCGTGGGGCTCTCGCTGCCGCCGACGCTCCAGTACGCGCCGCTGGTCGCCAGCGCCCTGGTGCTGGGGCTCCCGCACGGGGCCGTCGACCACCTCGCTGTCGCCCGCGCCCGCGGCCGACCACCGGACCGGGGGGCCGTCGCCCGCGTGGTCGCCCTCTACGGCGTCGTCGGCGGGGCCTACGCCGTCGGCTGGTTCCTCGGGCCCGCCGCCGCCTTCGCCCTCTTCATCCTCGTCACCTGGTTTCACTGGGGTCAGGGGGACCTCTACGTGTTGGTGGCCCTCGCCGACGCCGATTACCTCCGGTCGCTCCCCCAACGCGTGGGGACTGTCGTCGTCCGGGGCGGGCTCCCGATGCTCGTCCCCCTGCTCGCGTTCCCGGCGTGGTACCGCCGGGTCGCGGAGACCCTCGTGGGCCGCTTCGCCCCGGAGGCCGTCGGGGCGCTCGCGTGGGCGTTCCGGCCGGACGTTCGCCTCGCGCTCGGCGTCGGCTACGGCGCCGTCGTCGCCGCGACGCTGGCCCTGGGGTACGTCCGCGCCGACGACCGCGGCCCGTGGCGTCTCGACGCCGCCGAGACGCTCGGGCTCGTCGCGTACTTCGCTCTCGTCCCGCCCGTCCTCGCCATCGGCGTCTACTTCACCCTCTGGCACTCGCTGCGCCACATCGCCCGCCTGCTGCTCGTCGACGACGGAGCGGCGGCGGCGCTCCGGGACCGCGAACCAACGGCGGCGCTGGCCCGGTTCGCCCGCGACGCGTTCCCCCTGACGGCGGCGTCGCTCGCCCTGCTCGCCGGCCTCGCCGTGGTCGTCCCGAACCCGCCGGCGACCGTCCCCGAGTGGGTCGGTCTGTATCTGGTGTTCATCGCGGTCGTCACCCTCCCCCACGTCGTGGTCGTTACAATCATGGACTGGGAGCAGAGCGTCTGGGCGTAG
- a CDS encoding lycopene cyclase domain-containing protein encodes MFAGLSYLEFHSVAILPVIGLLALAARYRLGTRRDVLTATALLATLALVYTTPWDNYLILRGVWWYGEGTVALRFWAAPLGEYLFFVFQPLLVALWAARFPVATERPLSLSLPERALGLLGAGVVALAGVVLLGDDSGLYLGSLLVWSAPILAIQWAFGWPFLLAEWRAVLGATLPPTLYLWLVDRAAIGVGLWTISDRYTTGVDVPLLGLPIEEATFFLLTSLFVVQGLVLYVWLADRLRAVERRDLRTVGALFGGR; translated from the coding sequence ATGTTCGCTGGCCTCTCGTATCTGGAGTTCCACTCCGTCGCGATCCTCCCTGTCATCGGTCTGCTGGCCCTGGCCGCCCGCTATCGGCTCGGGACGCGCCGCGACGTCCTGACGGCGACCGCTCTGCTCGCGACGCTGGCGCTCGTGTACACCACACCGTGGGACAACTACCTCATCCTCCGCGGCGTCTGGTGGTACGGCGAGGGGACGGTGGCGCTCAGGTTCTGGGCGGCCCCGCTGGGCGAGTATCTCTTCTTCGTTTTCCAGCCCCTGCTGGTCGCGCTCTGGGCCGCTCGGTTTCCCGTCGCGACGGAGCGACCGCTGTCGCTGTCACTTCCGGAGCGGGCCCTCGGACTGCTCGGTGCCGGAGTCGTCGCCCTCGCGGGTGTCGTTTTGCTGGGCGACGACAGCGGGCTGTATCTTGGGTCGCTACTGGTCTGGAGCGCGCCCATTCTGGCCATCCAGTGGGCGTTCGGCTGGCCCTTCCTGCTGGCCGAGTGGCGCGCCGTCCTCGGAGCCACGCTGCCCCCCACGCTGTATCTCTGGCTCGTCGACCGGGCCGCTATCGGGGTCGGGCTCTGGACCATCTCGGACCGGTACACGACCGGGGTCGACGTCCCGCTGTTGGGCCTTCCGATAGAAGAGGCGACGTTCTTCCTGTTGACCTCGCTGTTCGTCGTCCAGGGGCTCGTCCTCTACGTCTGGCTCGCCGACCGGTTGCGAGCGGTCGAACGGCGGGACCTCCGCACCGTCGGCGCCCTGTTCGGGGGGCGGTGA
- a CDS encoding phytoene/squalene synthase family protein, translating into MQSDNIRTSKSIQQQTGRTFHLATRLLPERIRHPTYVMYAFFRVADEVVDQPDGPPPNVQHERLEEIREAALGNRDASEMPDGEVLAAFQELRAANDIPDEEVNVFVDAMEMDIAQARYETFEDLREYMRGSAVAVGNMMTMVMDPPEADTALPHAQALAEAFQLSNFLRDVREDIHEYGRVYLPQETLSRHGVTEEQLAKADVDDGFRAVMQEELARTEDRYREGVAGIRYLPEDCQFGVLLSAVLYAEHHRLIRSRGYDVLTKTPELTRRRRLWLLARTWWHWRRNGDPEATFYAVSAVSEGGPGATAAEPASHGQPTWRG; encoded by the coding sequence ATGCAATCTGATAATATACGCACCAGCAAGTCGATTCAACAGCAGACCGGTCGGACCTTCCACCTCGCCACTCGCCTCCTCCCCGAGCGGATTCGCCACCCGACGTACGTGATGTACGCCTTCTTTCGGGTCGCCGACGAGGTCGTCGACCAGCCCGACGGGCCGCCCCCGAACGTCCAGCACGAGCGCCTGGAGGAGATTCGCGAGGCCGCTCTGGGCAACCGCGACGCGAGCGAGATGCCCGACGGGGAGGTCCTCGCCGCCTTTCAGGAACTCCGGGCGGCAAACGACATCCCGGACGAGGAGGTCAACGTCTTCGTCGACGCGATGGAGATGGACATCGCCCAGGCCCGCTACGAGACCTTCGAGGACCTCCGTGAGTACATGCGGGGGTCGGCCGTCGCCGTCGGCAACATGATGACGATGGTGATGGACCCGCCCGAAGCCGACACCGCTCTGCCCCACGCGCAGGCGCTCGCCGAGGCGTTCCAGCTCTCGAACTTCCTCCGGGACGTCCGCGAGGACATCCACGAGTACGGCCGGGTGTACCTCCCACAGGAGACGCTCTCCCGTCACGGCGTCACCGAGGAGCAACTGGCCAAAGCCGACGTCGACGACGGCTTTCGCGCCGTGATGCAGGAGGAGCTGGCCCGGACCGAAGACCGCTACCGGGAGGGCGTCGCCGGCATCCGGTATCTCCCCGAGGACTGCCAGTTCGGCGTCCTGCTGTCGGCGGTGCTGTACGCCGAGCACCACCGGCTCATCCGCTCGCGGGGCTACGACGTGCTGACGAAAACCCCGGAGCTGACCCGTCGCCGCCGCCTCTGGCTGCTGGCCCGGACGTGGTGGCACTGGCGGCGCAACGGCGACCCCGAGGCGACCTTCTACGCCGTCAGCGCCGTCTCCGAGGGCGGCCCCGGCGCGACGGCCGCCGAGCCCGCCAGCCACGGCCAGCCGACCTGGCGCGGCTGA